GGCAACAACCTGCGGGTGACGCTGCCGGTCGCGTTCGACGAGGCCGCGCTCGGCGCCGAGGTGCCCGTGCCGACGCTCGACGGCGGCACCGTGCGGCTGAAGATCCCGGCCGGCACGCCGTCCGGGCGGACGCTGCGGGTCAAGGGCCGCGGCGTCACGACGTCGTCCGGCACGGGGGACCTGCTGGTCACCGTGCAGGTGGTCGTCCCGCAGCGGCTCAGCGCCGCGGCGAAGGAGGCCGTGCAGGCGTTCGGCATCGCGACGTCCGGCGAGGACCCGCGCGCCGAGCTGCTGGCGCGCGCCCAGGAGTGAGGCACCGCCGGGCGACCGGGGCCTGACGGTCCCGGTCGCCCGGCGCACGACGGCAGGAGGTGGTGGGGATGGTCTCGGAGGACGCGCAGGTCTACGTGATCTCGGTCGCCGCCGAGCTCGCCGGCATGCACCCGCAGACGCTCCGGCAGTACGACCGGCTCGGCCTCGTGCAGCCCGGCCGCACGCGCGGCCGCGGGCGGCGGTACTCCCTGCGGGACATCGCCACGCTGCGCGAGGTGCAGCGGCTCTCCCAGGAGGAGGGCGTCAACCTCGCCGGCATCAAGCGCATCCTGGAGCTCGAGTCCCAGGTCGAGCGGCTGCGCCGGCAGGTCGAGTACCTGCGGGCGTTCGCCGAGCCCGGTCGGCGCGTGTTCACCGCCCACCCCTCGGGCGACGTCGTGGCGATGGGGCCGCTCGGGCGCAGCCAGCGCCGGTCCGCCGAGCCCGCCGCGGAGGACCCGCGAGCCGCCGGCGCGCGCGGGGCGATCGTGCTCTGGCGGCCCTCCGGGCGCTGACGCGCGACGTCGCCCGGCGCGCGCCGGGCGACGTCGCCTACCGTGGCAGGCGACGGGCCGGACGGACGAGGCGGGCACGATGCGAGGCAGGACCCCGGCGGCGGGCGCCGCGCTGCTGCTGGCGGCGGTCCTGACGCTGCTCGGGTCCGGGCCGGCGGCCGGGAGCCCCGGCGGGCCCGGCGCCCCCCGCGACGCCGCGGTGGTCGCCGCCCGGCCGGCCGCGGCGACGACCGTGGACGGCGGCGGTCCGGCGGCGGACGGCGGGGGGTCCGGCGCTGACGCCGCGGCGCCCGAGCAGCCCGTCCCCACCCCGACGCCGACACCGACACCGGTGCCGACCACCGCGCCCGTGCCGACGCCCGACCCCACGCCGTCGCGCGCGCCGCAGCCGGAGCCGCGCCCGACGACCACGCCGACCCCCGTGCCGGAGCCGACCCCCGTCGCGCCGGGGACGCCGTCGCCCGCTCCGACGCCGACGTCCGTGGCACCCGGCGGGTCCGGGACGGACGACGACCGGCCCGCGCCCGGCCGGCGCCCCGCCACACCGCCCGCGGTCACGACCGCGACGACGCCGTGGGGGCAGCTGCTGGGCGCGCTGGCGGTCGTCCTCGCGGGTGCCGTCGCGGTCGTCCTGGTCTCCGCGCGCCGTCGGGCGGCTGCGGCCGCCGCCGCTGCCGCCGCGGCACCGCACGGGCCCGCGGCGGACCCGGACGCGGCGGGAGGCGGGAGCGCGGCCGCCGACCCCCCGGGGCCGGAGGAGGTGCTGCGCCTCATGGTCACCGCCGGCGAGGCGATGATCGACGCCGGCCACACCGTCTCCTCCGTCGCGGAGGCCCTCGACGACATCGCCGTCGCGCACGACGTCCGCGGCGCCGAGGTCGTCGTGCTGCCCACGGCGCTGCTCGTGTCGGTGCCGCAGGGGTCCGCCGTCGCCACCGCCGTGGTGTCGACGGGGCGTCGCCCGCTCGACCTGTACCAGGTGGACGACCTGGCGGACGTGCTGCGCGACGCCGCCGCGCCCGCGGACGCCGGCCCCCGCCCGACGCCGGGGTCGCTGATCGGCCGGATCGCGGACCTGCGCGCCGCGCCGCGGCCGTTCGGGCCCGTGGCCCGGCTCGCGGGCTACCTGCTGCTGTCCGTCGGCCTCGCCGCGCTGCTCGGCGGGTCCTGGGTGGACCTGCTCGTCGCCGGCGGGCTGGGCGTGGCCGTCGGCGCGGTGCAGCTCGCCGTGCCGCCGCTGTCCAGCGGCCCCCAGGTGGCGCTGACCATCGCCGCGGCGTTCGGGGTGGCGCTCGCGGTGCTGCTGCTCGCCCGCGTGGTGCCCGGCCTCGGCGTGCTGCCGTCCGTCGTCGCGCCGCTCGCGCTGTTCCTGCCGGGCGGCCTGCTCACCACCGGGGTGATCGAGCTCGCGGCGGGCCAGATGCTGTCCGGCGGCGGGCGGCTCGCGGCGGGCACCATGCAGCTCGCGCTGCTGGCCGGCGGCATCGTCGGGGCCGGCGCCCTCGTCGGCATCCCCGAGCTCGACCTCACCGCGTCGTCCCAGCCGCTCGGCCCGCTCGCGCCGTGGGCGGGGGTCGTGCTGTTCGGCGTCGGGACCGTCGTCTTCCGGTGCGCCCGGCCGCGGACCACCGGCTGGGTCGTCCTGGTGCTCGCGGTCGCCTACGGCGCGCAGGTGGTCGGCGGGACGCTGCTCGGCGGGGTGCTGTCCGCGTTCGTGGGTGCGCTCGTCATGACGCCGGTGGCGCTCGCGGTCGCGCGGTTCCCGTCCGGCCCGTCGCCGCTCGTGTCGTTCCTGCCGGCGTTCTGGATGCTCGTCCCCGGTGCGCTGGGCCTCGTGGGCGTCGCGACCCTGCTCGACGGCGGCAGCGGGGCCCTGTCCACCCTCGTGTCGACGGCGTCCACGATGCTCGGCATCGCGCTCGGGGTGCTGCTGGGGCTGTCGGCCTCGCGGGCGCTGCCCGGCCTGCCGCACCGGCGCGGCGGCGACGGCCTGCCGGGCACGGCGGTCGTGGGGCGGCGGGTGCCCGTCGCGGCTGCGGGAGCCTCCGCGCCCGGTGCCGGTGCACGCGCGGCCGACCGCGCGGCCGACCAGGCGGACGACGGGGTGGCGGCTGACCGGGCGGGCGGCGGGGGTGTCGCGGACGCCGACCGCCGCGGTGCGTCGCCGGGCACCGACCCCGCCGCGCCGCCCGCCCCCGACACTCCGCGGATCTGACCGCCCCGCCGCCGGTCGGCCGGGGGTGTTCGGATCCGTTCGTGCGGGCGCGCCGGGCGTGTCCGTGCGAACGGATCCGAACGCGGCCAGGGGGTGGGGGGAGGGGGTCGGGGCACGCGCGCGTCCGGTCCGCGACACGCCGACGGGCGCGACACGCCGGACCCGGATCACGTCCGCGGCGGGCGTGCGCGTCGTCGTCCACAGGTGGACCCGGGTGTGGGTGACCTGGGGACGACGAGGGGCTCGCTGTGGACGACGCAGCAGGTCCCGCGGGTCGCCGTCGGGCGGGCTGTGTGTCAGTGGTCGGTCGTAGCCTGTGGATGAAGCCGGACACCACGACTCCGTGCACAGCCTGTGGAGAACGACACGCGTGTAACACCAGCACTTGTGGTCCCTTGCCGGACGCACCACTAGGTGTAGTGTTCTGACTCGCCGCTCGACGCGGGGCCCCGGCCACCGGGAGACCCGCCGACGCGGCCCAGGACGAGCACCACCAGCAGTGCGGGGCGGGCGCGGGGGCGCACGTACCAGCGAGGCCTTTCACACCGGGGAGACACGATGACCATCACCGTCTACAGCAAGCCGTCGTGCGTCCAGTGCAACGCGACGTACCGCGCCCTGGACAAGGCCGGGCTGGAGTACGAGGTCGTCGACATCACCGAGGACGCCGACGCGCGTGACTACGTCATGTCGCTCGGCCACCTGCAGGCGCCCGTCGTCGTGGCGGACGGCCACCACTGGTCGGGCTACCGCCCCGACCAGATCAAGGCGATCGCCGACCGCGCCGCGGTCTCCGTCGCCTGACGTCGCCGCCCGCCGCCCGCTGACCCGGGCGGCCCGGCCGCGACCCTGCACGATCCACGATCCGACCGGGGCGAGGGGGATCGACGAGCGATGAGCTCACTGGTCTACTTCTCCAGCGTCTCGGAGAACACACGCCGATTCGTCGACAAGCTGGACATCGACGCCGCGCGCATCCCGCTCCGCCCCTCCGAGCCGTTCCTCCGCGTCACCGACCCCTACGTGCTGGTGGTCCCGACGTACGGCGGCGGCAACGAGGGCGGCGCGGTGCCGCGGCAGGTCGTGAAGTTCCTCAACGACGCATCGAACCGTTCCCTCATCCGCGGCGTCATCGCGGCGGGGAACACCAACTTCGGCGCTGCCTACTGCATCGCCGGGGACATCATCGCCGCGAAGTGCCAGGTCCCGTACCTGTACGCCTTCGAGCTCATGGGAACGACCGAGGACGTCACGCGCGTCCGAGAGGGATGGGGACGATTTTGGCAGCGACAGTCACGGATGCCGGCCTGACCGACGGCACGCAGGTCGTCACCATCACGCCCGAGATGGACTACCACTCGCTCAACGCGATGCTGAACCTGTACGGGCCGAACGGCGAGATCCAGTTCGACAAGGACCGGGAGGCGGCGCGGCAGTACTTCCTGCAGCACGTCAACCAGAACACCGTCTTCTTCCACGACCTCGAGGAGAAGCTGGACTACCTGGTCACGAACAAGTACTACGAGGCCGAGGTCCTGGCCCAGTACGACCACGAGTTCATCAAGCGGCTCTTCAAGCACGCGTACTCGAAGAAGTTCCGGTTCCAGACGTTCCTCGGCGCGTTCAAGTACTACACCTCGTACACGCTGAAGACGTTCGACGGCAAGCGGTACCTGGAGCGGTTCGAGGACCGCGTCGCGATGGTGTCGCTGACGCTGGCGGCCGGCGACGAGACGTTCGCCCTGCAGCTCGTCGACGAGATCATCTCCGGCCGGTTCCAGCCGGCCACGCCGACGTTCCTCAACCTCGGCAAGGCGCAGCGCGGCGAGCCCGTGTCCTGCTTCCTGCTGCGCATCGAGGACAACATGGAGTCGATCGCGCGCGGCATCAACTCCGCCCTGCAGCTGTCGAAGCGCGGCGGCGGCGTGGCGCTGCTGCTGTCGAACATCCGCGAGCACGGCGCGCCGATCAAGCACATCGAGAACCAGAGCTCCGGCGTCATCCCCGTGATGAAGCTGCTCGAGGACTCGTTCTCGTACGCGAACCAGCTCGGCGCGCGCCAGGGCGCCGGCGCGGTGTACCTGCACGCGCACCACCCCGACATCATGCGGTTCCTCGACACCAAGCGGGAGAACGCGGACGAGAAGATCCGCATCAAGACCCTGTCGCTGGGCGTCGTCATCCCGGACATCACGTTCGAGCTGGCCAAGAACAACGAGGACATGTACCTGTTCTCGCCGTACGACGTCGAGCGCGTCTACGGGGTGCCGTTCGCGGACGTCAACGTCTCCGAGAAGTACCGCGAGATGGTCGACAACGGCGAGATCCGCAAGAAGAAGATCAACGCCCGCGACTTCTTCCAGACGCTCGCCGAGCTGCAGTTCGAGTCCGGCTACCCGTACATCCTGTTCGAGGACACGGCGAACCGCGCGAACCCGATCAAGGGCAAGATCACGCACTCGAACCTGTGCTCCGAGATCCTGCAGGTCTCGACGCCGTCGACGTTCAACGAGGACCTGTCCTACGCCGAGGTCGGCCGCGACATCTCCTGCAACCTCGGCTCGATGAACATCGCGCTGGCGATGGACTCCCCGGACTTCGGCCGCTCGGTCGAGACGGCGATCCGCGCGCTGACCGCGGTGTCGGACCAGACGGACATCGAGTCGGTGCCGTCCGTGAAGAAGGCGAACCGCGGCGGCCACGCCATCGGCCTCGGGCAGATGAACCTGCACGGCTACCTGGCGCGTGAGCACGTCTACTACGGCTCCGACGAGGGCCTGGACTTCACGAACATCTACTTCTACACGGTGGCGTACCACGCGATCCGGGCGTCGAACCTGCTGGCGAAGGAGCGCGGCCAGGCGTTCCTCGGCTTCGAGGACTCGACGTACGCGTCCGGCGAGTACTTCGCCAAGTACGTCGAGGGCACGTGGGAGCCGCGCACCGCCCGGGTGAGGGAGCTGTTCGCGACGGCCGGCGTGCACATCCCGACGCAGGACGACTGGCGGGCGCTGGCGGAGTCGGTGCGCGAGCACGGGCTCTACAACCAGAACCTCCAGGCGGTCCCGCCGACGGGCTCCATCTCGTACATCAACAACTCGACCTCCTCGATCCACCCGATCGTGTCGAAGATCGAGATCCGCAAGGAGGGCAAG
This is a stretch of genomic DNA from Cellulomonas sp. ES6. It encodes these proteins:
- a CDS encoding helix-turn-helix transcriptional regulator, coding for MVSEDAQVYVISVAAELAGMHPQTLRQYDRLGLVQPGRTRGRGRRYSLRDIATLREVQRLSQEEGVNLAGIKRILELESQVERLRRQVEYLRAFAEPGRRVFTAHPSGDVVAMGPLGRSQRRSAEPAAEDPRAAGARGAIVLWRPSGR
- a CDS encoding threonine/serine exporter family protein, giving the protein MRGRTPAAGAALLLAAVLTLLGSGPAAGSPGGPGAPRDAAVVAARPAAATTVDGGGPAADGGGSGADAAAPEQPVPTPTPTPTPVPTTAPVPTPDPTPSRAPQPEPRPTTTPTPVPEPTPVAPGTPSPAPTPTSVAPGGSGTDDDRPAPGRRPATPPAVTTATTPWGQLLGALAVVLAGAVAVVLVSARRRAAAAAAAAAAAPHGPAADPDAAGGGSAAADPPGPEEVLRLMVTAGEAMIDAGHTVSSVAEALDDIAVAHDVRGAEVVVLPTALLVSVPQGSAVATAVVSTGRRPLDLYQVDDLADVLRDAAAPADAGPRPTPGSLIGRIADLRAAPRPFGPVARLAGYLLLSVGLAALLGGSWVDLLVAGGLGVAVGAVQLAVPPLSSGPQVALTIAAAFGVALAVLLLARVVPGLGVLPSVVAPLALFLPGGLLTTGVIELAAGQMLSGGGRLAAGTMQLALLAGGIVGAGALVGIPELDLTASSQPLGPLAPWAGVVLFGVGTVVFRCARPRTTGWVVLVLAVAYGAQVVGGTLLGGVLSAFVGALVMTPVALAVARFPSGPSPLVSFLPAFWMLVPGALGLVGVATLLDGGSGALSTLVSTASTMLGIALGVLLGLSASRALPGLPHRRGGDGLPGTAVVGRRVPVAAAGASAPGAGARAADRAADQADDGVAADRAGGGGVADADRRGASPGTDPAAPPAPDTPRI
- the nrdH gene encoding glutaredoxin-like protein NrdH; protein product: MTITVYSKPSCVQCNATYRALDKAGLEYEVVDITEDADARDYVMSLGHLQAPVVVADGHHWSGYRPDQIKAIADRAAVSVA
- the nrdI gene encoding class Ib ribonucleoside-diphosphate reductase assembly flavoprotein NrdI — protein: MSSLVYFSSVSENTRRFVDKLDIDAARIPLRPSEPFLRVTDPYVLVVPTYGGGNEGGAVPRQVVKFLNDASNRSLIRGVIAAGNTNFGAAYCIAGDIIAAKCQVPYLYAFELMGTTEDVTRVREGWGRFWQRQSRMPA
- the nrdE gene encoding class 1b ribonucleoside-diphosphate reductase subunit alpha, which codes for MDYHSLNAMLNLYGPNGEIQFDKDREAARQYFLQHVNQNTVFFHDLEEKLDYLVTNKYYEAEVLAQYDHEFIKRLFKHAYSKKFRFQTFLGAFKYYTSYTLKTFDGKRYLERFEDRVAMVSLTLAAGDETFALQLVDEIISGRFQPATPTFLNLGKAQRGEPVSCFLLRIEDNMESIARGINSALQLSKRGGGVALLLSNIREHGAPIKHIENQSSGVIPVMKLLEDSFSYANQLGARQGAGAVYLHAHHPDIMRFLDTKRENADEKIRIKTLSLGVVIPDITFELAKNNEDMYLFSPYDVERVYGVPFADVNVSEKYREMVDNGEIRKKKINARDFFQTLAELQFESGYPYILFEDTANRANPIKGKITHSNLCSEILQVSTPSTFNEDLSYAEVGRDISCNLGSMNIALAMDSPDFGRSVETAIRALTAVSDQTDIESVPSVKKANRGGHAIGLGQMNLHGYLAREHVYYGSDEGLDFTNIYFYTVAYHAIRASNLLAKERGQAFLGFEDSTYASGEYFAKYVEGTWEPRTARVRELFATAGVHIPTQDDWRALAESVREHGLYNQNLQAVPPTGSISYINNSTSSIHPIVSKIEIRKEGKIGRVYYPAPFMTNENLDYYQDAYEIGYEKIIDTYAEATQHVDQGLSLTLFFKDTATTRDINRAQIYAWRKGIKTLYYIRLRQMALEGTEVEGCVSCML